A single genomic interval of Salinarchaeum sp. IM2453 harbors:
- a CDS encoding 30S ribosomal protein S19, which translates to MSTEYRTGRGDEEFTYRGYTLDELQDMNLEEVAELLPARQRRTIKRGLDGERQKLLDEARSTTEEESAQDPVRTHLRNMPILPEFVGLTFAVHDGQEFNRVKVEPEMIGHYLGEFQLTRQTVEHGQAGIGATRSSKFVPLK; encoded by the coding sequence ATGAGCACGGAGTACCGAACCGGCCGCGGTGATGAGGAATTCACTTACCGTGGTTACACGCTTGATGAGTTGCAGGATATGAATCTAGAAGAAGTCGCGGAACTGCTTCCCGCTCGACAGCGGCGAACTATCAAACGAGGCCTCGATGGTGAGCGACAAAAGCTCCTCGATGAGGCTCGGTCCACCACAGAAGAAGAATCGGCACAAGATCCGGTCCGGACTCATCTCCGGAACATGCCGATCCTGCCGGAGTTTGTTGGCTTGACATTCGCTGTCCATGATGGGCAGGAATTCAACCGCGTTAAGGTTGAGCCGGAAATGATTGGCCACTATCTCGGTGAGTTCCAGCTCACCCGACAGACAGTTGAACACGGTCAGGCAGGAATTGGTGCGACTCGATCGTCGAAGTTTGTACCACTGAAGTGA
- a CDS encoding 50S ribosomal protein L22, with translation MGINYSVETDPEVNAKAMLRERHISPKHSKAIARAIKGMTAGEAYEYLEDVIAGEQSVPFKEHNSGVGHRSDIDGWDAGRYPEKASEAFLDLLKNGIANADHRGFDGESMIVSHVAAHKVGEIQGRKPRAMGRASDWNTPEVDVELVLEEQEDDSEEGGEE, from the coding sequence ATGGGAATTAATTACAGTGTTGAAACAGATCCGGAGGTCAACGCCAAAGCGATGCTCCGGGAACGGCATATCAGTCCAAAGCACAGCAAGGCAATTGCTCGTGCTATCAAGGGCATGACTGCCGGAGAGGCATACGAGTATCTTGAAGATGTCATTGCAGGCGAGCAGTCGGTACCATTCAAAGAGCACAACAGCGGTGTCGGTCATCGATCTGATATCGATGGCTGGGACGCTGGTCGATATCCTGAAAAAGCAAGTGAGGCTTTCCTTGATCTTCTCAAGAACGGCATTGCAAATGCTGACCATCGAGGATTTGACGGTGAATCGATGATCGTCTCTCACGTTGCTGCACATAAGGTAGGCGAAATCCAAGGCCGAAAGCCCCGAGCAATGGGTCGGGCATCGGATTGGAATACGCCAGAGGTCGACGTTGAGCTCGTCCTTGAAGAGCAAGAAGATGACTCCGAAGAAGGAGGTGAAGAATAA
- a CDS encoding 30S ribosomal protein S3 codes for MADEQQFIHDGLQRSQIDEFFDEELGRAGYGGMDVAKTPMGTQIVLKAEKPGMVIGKGGENIRKITTELEEQFGLEDPQVDVQEVEEPDLNARIVADRLANALERGWYFRKAGHTTLERIMDAGALGAEIVLSGKVTGARARVEKFSAGYIKHNGEPAEEIVDFGQSVAVLKLGTIGVNVKIIPPNAQLPDDFQVAEDADTSDLEPEDAEAEGVEDLLVDDVDEEEVEELETAAQEAEPEEEPPAEEVLEEEVASEEEFSDPDLPSGEEDIEEELEELDEDIEEEAEDLMSDMDDEPGDAQ; via the coding sequence ATGGCGGATGAACAACAATTTATCCACGACGGACTGCAACGATCTCAGATTGACGAATTCTTCGATGAAGAACTTGGTCGAGCTGGATACGGCGGAATGGATGTTGCCAAGACGCCGATGGGAACTCAAATCGTCCTCAAGGCTGAAAAGCCAGGGATGGTCATCGGAAAGGGTGGCGAGAATATCCGAAAAATCACCACCGAGCTTGAAGAACAATTCGGACTTGAAGATCCACAAGTAGATGTTCAAGAGGTAGAAGAACCTGATCTCAATGCTCGAATTGTCGCTGACCGGCTTGCAAACGCACTAGAACGTGGTTGGTACTTCCGAAAGGCTGGCCACACGACACTTGAGCGAATTATGGACGCTGGCGCGCTTGGTGCCGAGATCGTCCTATCCGGAAAGGTAACTGGTGCTCGAGCTCGTGTCGAAAAGTTCTCTGCCGGATACATCAAACATAATGGTGAGCCAGCAGAGGAGATTGTCGACTTTGGACAGTCTGTTGCTGTCCTAAAGCTCGGAACCATCGGTGTTAATGTCAAGATTATTCCACCGAATGCTCAGTTGCCAGACGACTTCCAAGTCGCTGAAGACGCTGATACGAGTGACCTAGAGCCGGAAGACGCTGAAGCAGAAGGTGTTGAAGACCTACTTGTCGATGACGTCGATGAAGAAGAAGTTGAAGAACTCGAAACGGCTGCACAGGAAGCCGAACCAGAAGAAGAGCCTCCAGCTGAAGAGGTACTTGAAGAAGAAGTTGCGTCTGAAGAAGAGTTCTCTGATCCGGATCTTCCATCCGGAGAAGAGGATATCGAAGAAGAATTGGAAGAACTCGATGAAGATATCGAAGAAGAGGCAGAGGATCTTATGAGTGACATGGATGATGAGCCAGGTGATGCACAATGA
- the rpmC gene encoding 50S ribosomal protein L29, whose amino-acid sequence MTILHPSEIRDMTPAEREAELEELETELLNSKAVQAAGGAPEDPGRIKEIRRAIARIKTIQREEGDLE is encoded by the coding sequence ATGACAATCCTGCATCCATCTGAAATCCGGGACATGACGCCAGCAGAACGAGAAGCGGAACTTGAGGAACTTGAGACTGAGTTGCTCAACTCGAAGGCCGTTCAGGCCGCTGGTGGTGCTCCGGAGGATCCAGGTCGGATCAAAGAGATTCGACGAGCGATCGCACGGATTAAGACCATCCAACGAGAGGAGGGTGATCTAGAATAA
- a CDS encoding ribonuclease P protein component 1, giving the protein MPLTPETLPRHELIGLQVEVVDAADKSYIGIQGEVVNETKQTLSIEDASQVCQVPKQSVTFKFTLPDESVEFREDSRTTSKLNGEDVAYVTVDGERLLSRPAQRTETQGDTLWESD; this is encoded by the coding sequence ATGCCCCTGACTCCTGAGACGCTTCCGCGACATGAACTCATTGGCTTGCAGGTTGAGGTAGTCGATGCTGCCGATAAATCTTACATCGGAATTCAAGGAGAAGTGGTCAATGAGACAAAACAGACTCTATCCATTGAGGATGCGTCTCAGGTTTGTCAGGTGCCAAAACAATCCGTTACGTTCAAATTCACGCTCCCAGATGAATCCGTCGAGTTCCGAGAGGACTCGAGGACCACATCCAAACTGAACGGCGAGGATGTGGCCTACGTTACGGTGGATGGCGAGCGATTGCTCTCACGACCCGCACAACGAACGGAAACACAAGGTGATACATTATGGGAATCGGATTAG
- a CDS encoding 30S ribosomal protein S17, which translates to MGIGLDVTTPPEPENTEEYDYEKCPFYGELSVRGQTLEGEVVSTDMEKTVVVEREYDVYVPKYDRYMKRRSRIPAHVPGVLSGLSVGDEVKIAECRPLSKTKSHVVVEVQSSDDDSGGEQ; encoded by the coding sequence ATGGGAATCGGATTAGATGTAACAACCCCTCCGGAACCAGAAAACACGGAGGAATACGATTATGAGAAGTGTCCGTTTTATGGCGAGCTCTCTGTTCGGGGTCAAACCCTAGAAGGAGAAGTCGTCTCAACGGACATGGAGAAGACAGTCGTTGTAGAGCGAGAGTATGATGTCTATGTACCGAAATACGACCGGTACATGAAACGACGGTCTCGAATTCCGGCACACGTGCCGGGCGTACTTTCGGGACTGTCTGTTGGTGATGAAGTGAAGATAGCTGAATGTCGCCCGCTCTCAAAGACAAAATCGCATGTCGTTGTTGAGGTACAGTCCTCAGACGACGACAGTGGAGGTGAACAATAA
- a CDS encoding 50S ribosomal protein L14 — MEAINADVTQGLEKGSLLNCADNTGARELKVVSTHGYSGTLNRHPKAGLGDKITVSVTKGTPEMRRQVLEAVIIRQRKPIRRPDGRRVKFEDNAAVIIDDNEEPRGTEIKGPVAREVAERFGTIASTATMIV, encoded by the coding sequence ATGGAAGCAATTAACGCAGATGTAACACAGGGACTTGAGAAGGGTTCGTTGTTGAATTGCGCTGACAATACTGGAGCCCGTGAGCTTAAAGTCGTTAGTACACACGGTTACTCGGGGACACTTAACCGACACCCGAAAGCCGGGCTTGGCGACAAAATCACGGTCTCTGTAACGAAGGGTACGCCGGAAATGCGACGCCAAGTTCTTGAAGCCGTAATTATTCGTCAGCGTAAGCCGATTCGTCGGCCAGATGGACGCCGCGTCAAATTCGAAGACAATGCAGCTGTCATTATTGACGACAATGAAGAACCACGCGGTACCGAGATTAAAGGCCCAGTTGCCCGAGAAGTAGCGGAACGATTCGGAACTATCGCAAGCACAGCTACGATGATAGTATGA
- the rplX gene encoding 50S ribosomal protein L24, translating into MSKQPHKQRKEVESAPLHKRHKQLRATLSQELRDEYDTRSVRVNVGDTVEVMRGDHAGHEGEVVNVDLKDAVVHVEEVTVETADGEQVPRPVDASNLRVTDLELDRDPEREARISSEEGENE; encoded by the coding sequence ATGAGCAAGCAACCACACAAACAGCGAAAAGAGGTAGAAAGCGCACCGCTTCACAAGCGGCATAAGCAGCTCCGCGCAACGCTTTCGCAGGAGCTTCGCGATGAGTATGACACACGAAGCGTCCGAGTCAATGTAGGCGACACGGTTGAAGTCATGCGTGGTGACCACGCTGGCCATGAGGGTGAAGTTGTTAATGTCGATCTGAAGGATGCCGTCGTTCATGTTGAAGAAGTAACTGTCGAGACAGCAGACGGAGAGCAGGTTCCTCGACCTGTTGACGCATCAAATCTCCGTGTCACTGATCTCGAACTTGACCGGGATCCAGAACGTGAAGCGCGCATTAGCAGTGAAGAAGGTGAGAATGAATGA
- a CDS encoding 30S ribosomal protein S4e: protein MTNHQKRLSVPKAWPVDRKTDTFTVKADAGPHGESGVPLVIVLRDVLGYVDSTKEARYAISEGNVKVNGDEIQDEGRPVGMFDILQFEERDEYYRIFPDEGGRLSLTPIDADAAASKLGRIVGKRHVPGGNTQLTLHDGQTLLVDSEGYSPKDSLVLQNDNNEIVAHFPYEEGALVTSVEGAHAGRIGEIINIEVTSGSADNIVVVEDLDGERFETIEEYVVVIDENFIEGGDDA, encoded by the coding sequence ATGACTAACCATCAAAAACGACTTTCGGTTCCAAAAGCGTGGCCCGTCGACCGTAAGACGGATACTTTCACTGTCAAAGCAGATGCTGGTCCCCACGGCGAATCCGGCGTTCCGTTAGTCATTGTACTACGGGATGTGCTCGGATATGTCGACTCTACGAAGGAGGCCAGATACGCTATTAGTGAAGGCAATGTCAAGGTCAACGGCGATGAAATTCAGGATGAAGGCCGTCCAGTTGGAATGTTCGACATCCTCCAATTCGAGGAGCGCGACGAATATTACCGTATTTTCCCAGACGAGGGCGGACGACTTTCGCTTACACCAATTGACGCCGATGCTGCAGCAAGCAAACTCGGCCGGATTGTTGGTAAGCGACACGTTCCTGGTGGAAACACCCAGTTGACCCTTCATGACGGGCAAACGCTTCTCGTTGACTCCGAGGGGTACAGTCCGAAGGACTCTCTTGTCCTTCAGAATGATAATAACGAGATTGTAGCGCACTTCCCATACGAGGAAGGTGCACTCGTGACATCCGTTGAAGGAGCGCACGCCGGTCGAATTGGTGAGATAATCAATATTGAAGTAACTTCTGGTAGCGCTGACAACATTGTCGTGGTCGAGGATCTTGACGGTGAACGCTTTGAGACAATTGAAGAATACGTTGTTGTCATTGACGAAAACTTCATCGAAGGAGGTGACGACGCATGA
- a CDS encoding 50S ribosomal protein L5 has protein sequence MSESEFHEMRTPNVEKVVVHMGVGEGGRELNNAEEILEDVTGQTPVRTQAKISEPDFDIRRGDPIGAKVTLRGDQAHEFLETALPIADLSSSQFDETGNVSFGIEEHTDFPGQEYDPNIGIFGLDVTVNLVRPGYRVSQRDQKTRSIPSDHRLNSEDAVVFLEQEFDVEVTDD, from the coding sequence ATGAGTGAGTCCGAATTCCACGAAATGCGTACACCAAACGTTGAGAAAGTAGTCGTTCACATGGGTGTTGGTGAAGGAGGTCGCGAGCTAAACAATGCTGAGGAAATCCTTGAAGATGTTACTGGACAAACGCCTGTCCGAACTCAGGCGAAGATATCTGAACCAGACTTTGACATCCGCCGGGGAGATCCGATCGGTGCAAAGGTAACCCTTCGTGGTGACCAAGCTCACGAATTCCTTGAGACGGCTCTTCCAATTGCTGATCTGTCATCTTCACAGTTCGATGAGACCGGAAACGTGAGCTTCGGAATTGAAGAACACACCGACTTCCCGGGTCAGGAATATGATCCAAACATCGGGATTTTTGGTCTCGATGTGACTGTCAACCTGGTCCGGCCGGGGTATCGTGTCTCACAACGAGATCAGAAAACGCGATCGATTCCGTCGGATCACCGTCTGAATTCCGAAGATGCAGTTGTTTTCCTCGAACAAGAGTTCGACGTGGAGGTAACCGATGACTGA
- a CDS encoding 30S ribosomal protein S14 — MTESTETGEKAAKRTEQLRTCKRCGRKQGLVGKYDIWLCRQCFREVARDMGFKKYR; from the coding sequence ATGACTGAAAGCACAGAAACAGGCGAAAAAGCCGCGAAGCGCACCGAGCAGCTACGGACCTGCAAACGATGTGGTCGTAAGCAGGGATTGGTTGGAAAATATGATATTTGGCTCTGTCGGCAGTGCTTCCGCGAAGTCGCCCGAGATATGGGATTCAAGAAGTACAGGTAA
- a CDS encoding 30S ribosomal protein S8, with translation MTSDTPLSNALSGLDNAESVGHLTYTVSPASNEIGSVLEVLYDRGYIAGFEYIDDGKSGQFEVELKGAINECGPVKPRYSVGSDEFEKWEKRYLPARDYGALIITTSHGIMSHYEAREQGIGGQVIAYVY, from the coding sequence ATGACATCAGACACACCACTCAGCAACGCTCTCTCTGGGTTGGATAACGCTGAGAGCGTTGGTCACTTGACGTATACAGTATCGCCCGCCTCGAACGAGATCGGCAGCGTACTTGAGGTCCTCTACGACCGAGGGTACATTGCTGGATTCGAGTATATCGATGACGGTAAGTCCGGTCAGTTCGAGGTCGAACTAAAAGGCGCAATCAACGAGTGTGGGCCCGTTAAGCCCCGATACTCTGTTGGTTCCGATGAATTCGAAAAATGGGAGAAGCGCTATCTCCCTGCTCGAGACTATGGTGCGCTCATCATAACGACAAGCCATGGAATCATGAGTCACTACGAGGCTCGTGAACAAGGCATCGGAGGCCAAGTGATTGCATACGTATACTAA
- a CDS encoding 50S ribosomal protein L6, with protein MIRTELQIPDEVSAEVDHLDLTVSGPNGEVTRRLWYPDVSVSVDDSAIVIEAESDDAESQATVGTFESHIRNMFEGVTNGWEYEMEVYYNHFPMQVSVEGDQVVIENFLGEKSPRHIDIHGEHTEVEVDDEMLHVRGPDKEAVGQTAADIEQMTRVNDKDVRVFQDGIYITKKPGKGGA; from the coding sequence ATGATTCGAACAGAACTACAAATTCCGGATGAAGTCAGCGCAGAGGTCGATCACCTTGATCTGACTGTATCTGGGCCAAACGGCGAAGTCACTCGACGACTCTGGTACCCAGATGTTTCGGTGTCCGTCGATGACAGTGCAATTGTCATCGAGGCTGAGAGCGATGACGCCGAGTCACAGGCAACTGTAGGTACCTTCGAGAGTCACATCCGAAATATGTTTGAAGGTGTGACTAACGGATGGGAGTACGAGATGGAAGTGTACTATAACCACTTCCCAATGCAGGTTTCTGTTGAAGGCGACCAGGTAGTTATTGAGAATTTCCTTGGTGAAAAGTCGCCTCGGCACATCGACATTCACGGTGAACACACCGAAGTCGAGGTAGATGATGAGATGTTGCATGTACGCGGTCCAGATAAGGAAGCCGTTGGTCAGACAGCAGCTGACATTGAACAGATGACGAGAGTCAATGACAAAGACGTCCGTGTTTTCCAGGACGGAATTTACATTACGAAAAAACCAGGAAAAGGTGGTGCATAA
- a CDS encoding 50S ribosomal protein L32e — protein MPDEDLTQISGVGDAKAESLREAGYETIEDLKAASQDELAEVDGVGTALAARIKADIGDIEVSEETEAEIEDTEEDVEEEEEVPEDVETELQPRGLVDKTPELSDEEERLLNERASTSQPKFNRQDHHKKKRVPTSWRRPRGDLSKQRRSIKGKGDTVKPGFRTPKAVRGKHPSGFEEVLIHTPSELDDINPDKEAVRIGSSVGGRKRERIEERAEEMEIRVLNPTYEEVEVTET, from the coding sequence ATGCCCGACGAAGATCTCACACAGATTAGCGGTGTTGGCGACGCGAAAGCAGAGTCGCTTCGAGAGGCTGGCTACGAGACAATTGAAGATCTCAAAGCAGCGTCTCAGGATGAACTTGCTGAAGTTGATGGTGTCGGAACGGCACTTGCTGCTCGTATTAAGGCTGATATCGGAGATATCGAAGTCTCCGAAGAGACGGAAGCCGAAATTGAGGATACTGAAGAAGATGTAGAAGAAGAGGAAGAAGTTCCAGAAGATGTCGAAACGGAACTTCAGCCACGGGGACTTGTCGACAAAACTCCTGAATTGTCTGATGAAGAAGAGCGACTCCTAAATGAACGTGCTTCGACAAGTCAGCCAAAATTCAACCGTCAAGACCACCACAAGAAAAAGCGAGTTCCGACATCTTGGCGGCGTCCTCGTGGTGATCTTTCGAAGCAGCGACGATCCATCAAAGGCAAAGGTGACACCGTCAAGCCTGGGTTCCGAACCCCAAAGGCGGTGCGCGGCAAACATCCAAGCGGATTTGAAGAAGTGCTGATTCACACACCATCTGAGCTTGATGATATTAATCCAGACAAAGAAGCTGTCCGGATTGGATCATCTGTTGGTGGTCGAAAGCGAGAACGCATTGAAGAACGAGCAGAGGAGATGGAAATCCGCGTTCTCAATCCAACTTACGAAGAAGTCGAGGTGACTGAAACATGA
- a CDS encoding 50S ribosomal protein L19e, producing the protein MTDLSAQKRLAADVLGVGKNRVWLDPDAQDELADAITREDIQELVDDGTIKAKSASGNSRGRARERADKRAYGHKKGPGSRKGKAGARQDSKDQWRRKARAQRQTLRNLRDDGIINPSQYRELYRKSRGGEFPDVRRLLNYIEETYDIELDRQSIRGDA; encoded by the coding sequence ATGACTGATCTGAGCGCACAGAAACGTCTTGCGGCTGACGTCCTTGGCGTCGGTAAAAACCGTGTCTGGCTTGATCCAGATGCACAAGATGAGCTTGCTGATGCAATTACACGCGAAGACATCCAAGAGTTGGTCGATGATGGTACCATCAAAGCAAAATCAGCATCCGGGAACTCCCGAGGCCGAGCACGAGAGCGAGCTGATAAGCGCGCATACGGCCACAAGAAGGGGCCTGGATCCCGCAAAGGTAAAGCTGGTGCTCGTCAAGACTCCAAGGATCAGTGGCGACGAAAAGCTCGTGCGCAGCGACAGACACTCCGGAACCTCCGCGACGATGGGATAATTAATCCGTCTCAGTATCGCGAACTGTACCGAAAGTCCCGCGGTGGAGAGTTCCCAGATGTCCGTCGACTGCTGAATTACATTGAAGAAACGTATGACATTGAACTTGATCGACAATCTATTCGAGGTGACGCATAA
- a CDS encoding 50S ribosomal protein L18 → MATGPRYNVPMRRRREVRTDYHQRLRLLKSGKPRLVARVSNKHVRAQLITLGQDSDNTVVSASSEDLAEHGWEAPTGNLPSAYLTGLLAGKRALEAGYEEAVLDIGLNSATPGSKVFAVQEGAIDAGLEIPHNDDVLPEWRRNRGEHIAEYAEQLDEALYGGEFDATELPEHFDEIRDKLLEL, encoded by the coding sequence ATGGCGACAGGACCACGATATAACGTTCCGATGCGACGGCGACGTGAGGTCCGGACCGACTACCATCAGAGGTTGCGCCTGTTGAAATCCGGTAAGCCACGTCTTGTGGCGCGTGTTTCTAACAAGCACGTCAGGGCGCAGCTGATCACTCTCGGTCAGGACAGCGACAACACCGTCGTGAGTGCATCGTCCGAAGATCTTGCAGAGCATGGTTGGGAAGCGCCGACAGGTAATCTTCCAAGTGCATATCTAACCGGCCTTCTTGCCGGCAAACGTGCACTTGAGGCTGGATACGAAGAAGCAGTCCTTGACATTGGACTGAACAGCGCTACACCAGGAAGTAAGGTGTTCGCTGTTCAAGAAGGTGCAATTGATGCAGGACTGGAGATTCCACATAATGATGACGTGTTGCCTGAGTGGCGACGAAACCGCGGTGAGCACATCGCTGAGTACGCCGAACAGCTTGATGAAGCGTTGTACGGTGGAGAGTTTGACGCGACCGAACTTCCAGAACATTTTGACGAAATCCGAGATAAGCTACTTGAACTATGA
- a CDS encoding 30S ribosomal protein S5: MSTAQQNDGWQPTTRLGRKVKEGEIETMEEALNSGLPIKEPEIADQLLPDLEDEVLDINMVQRMTDSGRRVKFRCVVVIGNRDGYVGYAEGRDDQVGAAIQKAIGIAKQNIISVERGSGSWEDRPGGTHSLARKATGTAGSVTVELFPAPQGLGLAAAETAQKVLELAGIEDAWTKSHGSTRTTVNFAKATFNALENVSRSRTPPARQREVNE, encoded by the coding sequence ATGAGCACGGCACAACAGAACGACGGATGGCAGCCAACAACTCGGCTCGGCCGGAAAGTCAAAGAAGGCGAAATTGAGACCATGGAAGAGGCCCTCAACTCAGGCCTTCCAATAAAGGAACCTGAGATTGCTGATCAGCTTCTTCCTGATCTTGAGGATGAAGTGCTTGATATCAACATGGTACAGCGGATGACTGACTCTGGCCGACGAGTCAAGTTCCGCTGTGTCGTTGTTATTGGCAATCGCGATGGCTACGTTGGCTATGCTGAAGGCCGCGACGATCAGGTCGGGGCTGCTATCCAGAAGGCGATAGGTATTGCAAAGCAGAATATCATTTCCGTTGAGCGGGGAAGTGGGTCCTGGGAAGATCGACCTGGTGGAACCCACTCGCTTGCACGCAAGGCGACTGGCACTGCCGGTAGTGTCACTGTCGAGCTATTCCCAGCTCCTCAAGGACTTGGCCTTGCAGCGGCGGAGACCGCACAGAAAGTTCTAGAACTTGCGGGCATTGAAGATGCTTGGACGAAGAGTCACGGCAGCACTAGAACAACTGTGAACTTCGCTAAAGCAACGTTCAACGCTCTTGAAAACGTTTCGCGGTCACGAACACCACCAGCACGACAAAGAGAGGTGAATGAATAA
- the rpmD gene encoding 50S ribosomal protein L30, with amino-acid sequence MQAVIQLRGEIDLSEEMVDTLRMLNLHKQNHCTLVPETESYRGMITKVHNHIAYGEPSVDAVEMLLTRRGEPDQGDADINDEWVDENTDYDSVADLAEALHAEETTPQEQGISPVFRLHPPRGGHDGVKNPVSDGGQIGEHSTEEIDELLEAMR; translated from the coding sequence ATGCAAGCAGTTATTCAACTTCGTGGCGAGATTGATCTCAGTGAAGAGATGGTCGACACGCTCCGTATGCTCAACCTTCATAAGCAGAATCACTGCACACTGGTACCTGAAACCGAGAGCTACCGTGGTATGATTACGAAGGTACATAATCACATCGCATACGGAGAACCAAGTGTTGATGCAGTTGAAATGCTGCTTACCCGTCGTGGTGAGCCCGATCAGGGCGACGCAGATATTAACGATGAGTGGGTAGACGAGAATACAGACTATGACTCCGTAGCGGACCTTGCAGAGGCACTTCATGCTGAAGAAACCACACCACAGGAACAGGGGATCTCTCCTGTATTCCGGCTTCACCCGCCTCGTGGTGGACACGATGGCGTCAAGAACCCGGTCTCTGATGGTGGACAGATTGGAGAGCATAGCACTGAGGAAATTGACGAACTCTTGGAGGCAATGCGATAA
- a CDS encoding uL15m family ribosomal protein translates to MTSKKKRQRGSRTHGGGSHKNRRGAGHRGGRGKAGRDKHEKQNYEPLGKHGFTRPEAAQDEVLTVDVQTLDEDAALLAAEDIAEETDSGYRVDARDVVDDGYEADAVKVLGNGQVRSELTVIADAFSASARELIESAGGEAVLSDRAEEKSEDVSENEKQD, encoded by the coding sequence ATGACTAGTAAGAAAAAACGTCAACGCGGATCTCGAACACACGGTGGTGGCTCACACAAGAATCGACGTGGCGCTGGCCACCGTGGTGGCCGTGGCAAAGCAGGTCGTGACAAACACGAAAAGCAGAATTACGAGCCTCTTGGTAAGCATGGCTTTACTCGTCCAGAAGCAGCACAAGATGAAGTTTTAACCGTTGATGTTCAGACACTGGACGAAGACGCTGCGCTTCTGGCTGCCGAAGATATTGCAGAGGAAACCGACAGCGGATACCGAGTTGATGCTCGAGATGTTGTGGACGATGGATATGAAGCTGACGCGGTAAAGGTTCTCGGTAATGGCCAAGTTCGATCAGAACTCACCGTTATTGCTGATGCCTTCTCTGCCAGTGCTCGTGAACTTATCGAGTCCGCCGGTGGAGAAGCAGTCCTTTCTGATCGGGCTGAAGAAAAATCGGAAGACGTATCTGAAAACGAAAAACAGGACTAA